DNA from Synergistota bacterium:
AACTCTCCTTACATTCAAAGAACAAGGTGCTTATTATAGCGAAGTCCATACCCAATGATAAAATTTCCCTAAGTGTATTAATGTTTCTTATGCCTCCTCCTATTTCTATTTCTAAACCTGTCTTTTCCTTAATAGCCAAAGCTATGTGCAAATTTAGAGGTCTCCCTTCTTTAGCACCATCTAAATCTACTATATGAAGTCTTTTCGCCCCTGCTTCTTTAAATTTCAAAGCCATTTGTATAGGATCTTTTCTAAATAGTTCTCTTTCAAACAAACCTTGGTATAATCTTACACACATTCCATCTTTTAAGTCTATTGCTGGTATTATTAACATGATCTTTTTAGCCCCTCTAGTGAAAAATTAAGAAGCTTTAATCCTATTTCTCCCGATTTTTCTGGATGAAACTGAAAGCCTAAGAGGTTTTCCTCACCAATTATGGAAGGGAAGTTTATACCATAATGGGTTTCTCCTATAATTATTTTCTCTTCTTCTGGAACAGCATAGTAGGAATGAGCAAAGTAAAAGTATTGAGGAAATTGGAAATGTTCTAAAAAACTCTTTCCTTTTAAGTTAACTACGTTCCATCCCATATGAGGTATTGGAAGATCTTTTTCAGGGAGTTTCTTTATACTCCCTCTTAGAAGTTTAAGTCCTTCGTGAAAGCCTTCTTCTTCGCTTCTTTCAAATAGAAGTTGCATTCCTAAGCAAATTCCAAGAAGAGGGTTTCCCTTTTTTATCCAACTTTCGATTTTCTCTATCCAGCTAAATTTTATAAGATTTCTCATAGCGCTACCAAATGCTCCTACTCCTGGAAGTATCAATAATGATATTTCCCTTAATTCTGGCTCTATTAAAACTCTGAAAGGCTTTTCTAAGATTCTAATAGCATTTACAAGACTCTTTAAGTTACCAGCTCCATAATCTATTATCCCTATCAAATTACATCACTCCCTTAGTTGAGGGAATACCAGATTCTTCTTTTAAAGCCATTTTTAGAGCCTGTCCTACTCCTTTAAAGATGGCTTCAATTACGTGGTGCGCATTTCTACCTTTTCTTTTTATTATATGGAGGGTTATAAAAGCGTTGTGGGTAAAAGCTCGCCAAAACTCCTCTATAACTGAAACATCTAAGTTTCCCACTTGTTTTTCATTCAAATTCACGTCAAAAACAAAAAAGCACCTTTCTGCTAAATCTAAAGCCACTTCTACTAGAGCATCATCCATTGGCATTAGAAAGAAGCCAAAACGTTTTATGTTTTCTCTTTTTCCCAAGCTCTCTTTAAATGCTTTTCCTAAAACTATGCCTATATCTTCAACTATGTGGTGGTTATCTACATTAATATCTCCTTGAGCTTTTACTTCTAAATTAAAGTTGCCATGTAAAGCAAAAGTTTCAATCATATGGTTTAGAAATCCTATAGGTGTATCTATTAATGCTTTCCCTTGTCCCCTTATCTCTAACTTTACCTGAATTTTAGTTTCTCTTGTAACTCTCTCAGTAATAACCAGATTTTTTCTACCTCCTCTCTTTTACCTATGCTTATTCTTATATAGTTACCGTTTATATCAGGTTTCCTTATTTCTACATTTCTTTCTCTTAAAAAACTTATTACATCTAAACTTTCATCTAGAACCTTACATAAGATGAAATTTGTTTCTGATGGGTAAACTTTAAGAAAAGAGAGACTTTTTAATTTTTCTATTAGCCAGGCCCTGTTATTAAGGATCTCCTTTACTTTTTCTTTAACCCAATCGTCTTTTTCTAGCATCAAAAGTGCTGTTTTTTCTGAGAAAAGGCTTAGGTTAAATGGCAGGCGAACTTCGTTTATAAAATTTATGTTTTTCTTGGTAGATATTGCGTATCCTATTCTTGCTCCTGCTAAACCAAAGGCTTTAGAGAAGGTTCTGATTATGATAACATTTTCTCTTTCTATTGCTAATCTGAGGAAAGTTTTGCCGGAAAACTCATAATAGGCCTCGTCTATTATTGTAATTCCAGGATTTTTGTTAATAATACTTTCTATTTCTTCGGGAGGCCAGCAATTTGCAGTAGGATTATTAGGATATCCTAAAAAGGTTATAGCTCCGTCTTTTACAGCCGTTTCCATATAATTTAATGGAAGATTCCAGTTTTCATCTAATGGAATCTTTATAATACTTATTCCTAAAGTATCTGCTATTTTCTCATACATTGTAAATGTGGGATAGGGTATAACTAAGGGAAAGTTCTTTCTGTAAAAGGCAATCAATATATAGAGTATAAGTTCATCTGAGCCGTTGCCTACTATAATATTTTCCGGTTCAACGTTTAGTTTCTTAGCTAATGACTTCCTTAGGTCCCTTTGATCTGGGTCAGGATACCTGTTTATTTCTATATTTTTAAAAGTTTCTAAGAAATCTTCTTTGAACTCCTCAAGCGGATTAAAAGGGTTTTCGTTCAGGTTAGCCCTTAGTGGCCTGTCCATTTTGGTTTCTCCTTTTTAAACATGCTTTCTTTTCTAATCTTTATCGAAAGAGCATGTCCGTACAATCCTTCTGTTTCAGCTAAAATTGTGGTTGCTTCGGAAAGCTCCTTAAAGCCGTTTTCCGATATGGATAGAAAATTTATGGTTTTCATAAAGTCTTTAACACTTAAAGCGGAGAAAAACTTTGCTGTTCCTGAGGTGGGTAAAATATGATTGGGACCTCCTATATAATCGCCTATAACTTCAGAAGAGTAAGAGCCTAGAAATACAGTACCTGCATTCTTAATCTTGGGTAGAACTAAGAATGGTTCTCTTGTTTGTATTTCTAAATGTTCTGGTGCTATAAGGTTTACAAGTTCTGCTCCCTCTTCAATGTTATTTACTATGATGATCGCTCCGTAGTTTTCAAGAGATTCTCTTATTACTTCATTGCTAGGAAGGTCCTGTGCAAGGTGATATACGATGGAATGGACTCTTTCAGCAAGAGTGTTTGATGTTGTTATAAGAATGGCTGAGGACAAAGGATCATGTTCTGCCTGAGATATCAAGTCTGCGGCTACCCATGATGGATTTGCATTTTCATCAGCTAGTATGCAAATCTCGCTTGGTCCAGCAAGGGAATCTATTCCAATTTCTCCTAGTAAGAGTTTTTTAGCCATAGTGACATAGATATTACCTGGACCAACTACTTTGTTTACTTTAGGTATTGTTTCTGTTCCAAAGGCCATCGATGCTATAGCTATTGCTCCCCCAACCTTATAGATTTCATTTATACCTAACTCCTTAGCAGAGAATAGTATAGCTGGATTAACCTCGCCACTGTAAGAGGGTGGTGTACAAACTATTATTCTTTCTGCTCCTGCTATTTTTGCTGGTACAGCTGCCATTATAAGGGAAGAGGGGTATGAGGCTCTTCCTCCAGGCACATAAATTCCTATACTTTCTATTGGTACCATCTTTTGTCCCATTATGTTTCCGTTGTCTTCTTCCATTAACCAAGATTGTGGTTTCTGTTTTTCATGAAATTTCCATATCCTTTCGATTGATTTTCTAATAGCGTTTTTGGTTTCTTGGGACAGTAATTTTTCAGATTCAATAATTTCTCTCACACTTACTTTGATTTCGCTTTCTTTTAGCTCAACCCCTTGGAATCTTTTTACATCTTCTATTATTGCTTTGTCTCCTAACGCTTTAAGCCTTTGAATTGCTTCCTTAACTTTTGTTTCTATGTCTTCTCGTGTATGTGATCTTTCTGCTAGCATTTTTTCTAAGATGCTTTTTGCCTCTTCAGATCCTCTTATTATTTTCATTATTATCACCTCTTTCCAATATAGAGGCTATTTCAAGGATTTCCTCCGTTCTATTTTTATAGCAAACAGGATTAACAATGAGCCTTGCACTTACCTGAGCTACACTTTTTATGATTATAAGATCATTTTCTTTAAGGGTTCTTCCTGTTTCTTTAAGGTCTAAAATAACATCTACCAGGTTTATAAGGGGGGCTATTTCAACCGATCCATAGAGTTTTATTATGTCCATTTGGATTCCTTGGTAGTTTAGAAAATCTTCAGCTATTTTAGGATATTTTGTTCCTAGTTTTTTACCCCACAATATTTCTTTTTCGAAGGAAAATCCTTTTGTCCTTGGTGATGCAATCACAAGTTCGCATTTTCCAATACCTAGATCAGCTATTTCATAAACTTCTTCATTTCTTTCCCATATAACATCATTGCCGGCTATTCCTAAATCTGCTGCTCTTTTGGAGACGTAAAGAGGAATGTCAAATGGCTTGGCTAAAATAAGCTTAAGGCCGTTTCTTTCGATTACAAGTTTTCTACTTTTAGATAGATCTTCGTACGAATCTTCTATGATTCCTTTTTTGTTAAGTAAATCAACTATTTCTTTTAATAGTCTTCCCGTTGGTAAGGCTATTGATAAGTTCCTCTTCATCTATTTCTTGTCCCTCCATTTTTAAAAGAAGCTTTGGATTTTTTATCTTTACGAATCTATCTTCATTAGCCTGTGGAGGAAGAAGTAGTGTCTTAAATCCCTTTTCTCTTGCCTTTTTGACTAATTTTAGCGCTTTCTTTAAGTCTCTATCTGTATCAGTTACCTTTATTATTAAATCAATATCCATTTCTTTTCTATAGGAAGGAAGGTTTTTAAAGGAAAAGGCAAAACCGGTAGCAGGGATATTAAAGAGCTTATCATACCTTCCTCCTCCACCAAATATTTTTCCTTCCTTGGGGTTGCTTAATTCGAAGATTATTCCATTATAATAGTTCAGAGCTCTTATCATTCCTAGATCTATGGTAATATCTTCAAACTCTATGTTATCTAAAATTTTCCAAATTTCATTAAGGGCTTCTTCTATTAGTGACGAATTGAATGGGATCTTTACATCTTTTAGGGTTCTTTTTTTACATCTTATAAGTGGAAGCTTAAAAAGAAAATTCTTTTGCCCTTCCGGTATTTCCATGAAAGTGATTATTTCTCGATAAAGTACAAAGTTTTTGGAAGCAAGCGTTTCCTTAATAAGTTCTTTGTAATCTTCACTAACCGGAACAGAATCCAAAATCCCTTGAATTAGCTTTATATGGTTTAAGTCTACTATTGGGTTTTCTATACCTATTACTTTCATAGATTCTATTGCTAAGCTTAAAACCTCGATGTCAGCACATATTGATGGATCCCCAAATATTTCTACACCTATCTGAGGGAACTCAATAGGGTCTTCTCTCAGAAAGATCATTCCTCTATAGTAAAGTTTTAGAGGACGAGGTTCTCCGGCTAAATGGGTCATAGCAATCCTACCCACAGGTTTGGTTAGTTCTGGCCTCAGAGCAAGTATTTCGCCATCTCTATCTATTATTTTGTAGACCTTTTTCTTATAATCTTTCCCAAGCCCTTCAGTCAAAAACTCGTAATATTCAAAACTTGGGGGAATAACTTCCATATATCCCCAAAGCTCAAAAAGGGATGATAGAGTTGCTTCTATTTCTCTTAATGTTTTTGTTTCGTTTGGTAAATAATCCTTACAGCCTCTCGGTTTTATTAGATCCATTTGTTTCTCTATCGATTTACTTTAATAAAGTATTATAACTAGCATTTATAATTTAGCATACTTTGCTTTTGCTGTCAAGAAGTCAATAACTCCTCGTTGAATGTATATAAAGCTTTCATAAGTGGTAAAGAGTTTGGGTTTCTTATATGCTAGACTAGGTTTTTCTTTGAAAGCAGTTTTTCTTGAAAATCATACACCGTATATTTTCAAATAGAGAAATAATGTTTTGAATAGAGAAAAACAGATTTTAAAAGGAAGGAATAAATAGGATAAAAAACATTATCTTTATGAGCTTAAATTTTTTAATAATTAAGCTTGAGGTTGTTTCATGTCTTTGTTTATAATTCACTAGTAGGTGTTTCCAAGTTTTTAAGTGGAGGAGGGAGGGAAATGCGGAGAGCTTGGCTAAGTTTGGTGAGCGCGGGTATTATCTTAGTATTTGTCCTTGCTTCGTTTCCTGTTGAGGCAAAGATTACTTGGAAGCTCGGGCACTTGACAAACGAGCAGCATATTTGGCACCGTACAGCATTGAAGTTTGCTGAGCTTGTTAAAGCCAAGACTGGAGGAGAAATCGAAATAACTATTTATCCTAATGAACAACTTGGTAAGGAAATAGAAGTTTTAAATATGATTCAAGCTGGGACTGCGGAACTTACAATTTCTGGTGAGTCCATGCAGAATTGGGCTCCAAAAGCTGCATTGATTGCTGCTCCCTATGCTTTTAGGAGCATAGATCATATGATTAAGGCTATCACAGGAGATATAGGAAAGGAAATTGCTAACGAGATCGGAGAAAAGGTTAAGGTTATACCTCTTATATATCATATAAGGTCTCCTAGAAATCTTACTTCTAACAAACCTGTGAGTAAACCTGAAGATGTAAAGGGGTTGAGATTGCGTTTGCCTAATGTTCCACTTTTTGTTGAAGCTTGGAAAGCTGTGGGGGCTATTCCAGTAGTTATGGCGTTTAGCGAGGTTTTCACAGCTCTTCAGCAGGGAGTTATAGATGCCCAAGAGAATCCTTATGATCTTATATATAATGCGAGTTTCTATGAAGTCCAGAAATACGTTAACGAAACTGAGCATGTTATAGGTTGGGTCTGGACTGTTCTCGGAAAGAAGCAATTTGAGTCTCTTTCTAAAGAGTTACAGAAGGCGGTACTTGAAGCTGCTCAAGAGGCTCAGGTTTATGCTAACGATCTGTTCTATAAGGAGATACCTCCTATTAAACAAAAGCTTATAGAAAAAGGTATGACCATTAATTCTAATGTAGATAAAGCGGCATTCCAGAAGATTATGTCTCAAGCAGTCGAGAGGGTTTTAAAGCCTGAACAAGCTGATCTTTATAAAAGAATACAAGCACTTCAGTAATAGCTTGGTAGCTATACCTTTAGAAATAATTTAGAGGTCTCGGTAGGGTGTGCCGAGACCTCTAATTGTTATGGGTGATGGTTTATGAGAAAGGATGTAGATTTATTAGAAAAAGTGTTAGAATATGGGATGTTTGTATCTTTTGGGGTTCTCATAATAATAGTAACTTTAAGTGTAGTTACAAGATTTTTGCTACCCTTTATTGTACTTTCATGGGCGGAGGAGGCTTCAAGGTTCTTTTTTGTTTATACTGTTGCTTTTGGGGCTCCCTGTGCCTTTAAGAGAAATGAATTTGCCGTGGTTGATTTTTTGTTTAGGAGGTTATCTAGTGGGGTGCAAAAAAAACTTTCTTTGATATTTGATGCTACTACAGCTTTTCTTTTCTTGATAGTTTTCTTATATAGCTTACAGTTTGCAAAACTTGGAATCGCTCAATATTCTCCAACTATGGGTATTCCTATGATATTTGCTTATTCAAGTATGGTTTTAACTTCATTGTTTATAACTTTCTATAGTTCTTTGAAGTTTTTTAAAGCAGTGTTGAAGGGAGGAAGTTTACAATGATGGCATTGCTTTTATTTCTATCTTTCGTTTCTCTTTTGATAATAGGGGTTCCTGTAGCATTTTCTCTTGGCATATCCTCGCTAATCTATATAGTTATAAAGGGGATTCCTCTTAATATAATTCCTCAAAAAATGTATTCAGGAATAGATTCGTTTGTTCTCTTATGTATTCCAGCTTTTGTTTTAGCAGGGAACTTAATGAATACCGTGGGCATTACTCAGCGAATTATAAATTTATCTAATGCTCTTGTTGGGTTTATAAGAGGAGGTTTAGCTTTAGCTAATGTAGCTGCTTCTATGATATTTGCAGGGATTTCTGGAACAGCCCTTGCTGATACTGCGAGTATAGGAGCTATTTTGATTCCTGCTATGAAGAAAGAGGGGTATGATGCAGATTTCTCAGCAGCAGTGACAGCATCTTCTTCTACTGTTGGTCCTATAATTCCTCCTAGTGTTCCTATGATTATCGTGGGGACGCTTACCGGTCTTTCCGTTAGTAGGCTTTTTTTAGCTGGTGCTATTCCTGGAATTATATTAGGTTTTTCTTTGATGGGTATTACTTATTACATATCTATTAAGAAAAACTATCCTAAGGAAGAAAACTTTTCTCTCAAGAGAGTTGTAAAAGCTTTCTATGAGGCTTCATGGGCTGTAGGGATGATAATTATTATACTGGGGGGAATTTTAGGTGGAGTTTTCACTCCTACTGAAGCCTCGGTTATAGCTGTAGTTTATGCGGTTATAGTTGGGGCTCTGGTTTATAAAGAACTTAGGTTTAAGGATTTACCAAAGATTACTGTAGAATCTATAAGAATGACTACCTCTATAATGCTTCTTGTTGGGTTTGCGCGTTTATTTGCCTGGATTATAACCACAGAGCGTATTCCACAGATGGTTGCTGATTGGATATTAAATATTTCAACTAATCCTTTAGTTGTTATTCTATTGATAAATGCGGTTTTGCTTTTCGTAGGATGTTTTATGGAAACTATAGCTGCTCTTGTCATATTCGTTCCTGTATTGATGCCGGTGGCCATGAAAGTTGGCATGGATCCTATTCATTTTTCGGTTATGGTAGTTTTAAATCTGGTTATTGGTCTATGTACTCCTCCTTTTGGTGTTTGCTTATTTGTAGCTGCAAGTATTGCAAGAATTTCACTTGGTGAGCTTGTGAGAGCGATAGCACCCTTTCTTCTGGTTCTTATAGGTGTTTTAATGTTGGTTAGCTATTTCCCTTCCCTTAGTTTAATATTACCGAATTTGGTTTATGGGGTAAGATAAAGATGAAAAGTATTGTAGTCTTAAGACCAGGATCCCTTACTATAGAGGATAGGTATATCCCTAGAATTGAAAGAGAGGACGAAGTCTTAATTAAAGTGAAATCTGCTGGTATTTGTGGTTCTGATTTACACATATACCATGGAAGATCTCCGGTTGCTACTTATCCACGGGTTATAGGACATGAGGTAGTGGGGGAAGTTGTAGAAAAGGGTAAATCCGTTACTAAAGTTAAAGAAGGTGATAGTGTAGTTGTAGAACCTATATTTTATTGTGGGGAATGTTATGCTTGCCGTATGAGGAGGCCTAACGTGTGTGAGAGACTGGAAGTTTTTGGTGTTCACAGGGATGGTGGTTTTCAGGAGTATATAGTTCTTCCAGAACGAAATGTTTATGTTTTTTCAAGGGAGCTTGATTGGAATGAGGCTGTTCTTATAGAGCCTTTTACTATTGCTGCTGAGGTTAAGGGTAGAGGTATGATTAGAAAAGGGGACAATGTCTTTATAATTGGCGCTGGCCCTATAGGATTATGTTTATTGCAATATCTTAAGCTATTTGATGTTAATTGTGGTATATGCGATTTGATCAAAACGCGTTTAAAGTTGGCTGAAGATATAGGAGCCGATTTTGTGATAGATTCCAAGCATTATGAAATAGAAGAGGTTCTAAAATATTTTTCTAAGGGGGCTAATGTAGTTATAGATGCTGTTGGTTTGCCGGAAACTTTTGAAAAAGCGGTTAAGATAGCTTCTCCTGCTGGAAGGGTCATAGTTTTGGGATTCGATAATAGACCTTCTATGATTTCTCAAGTTTCTATAACCTTAAAAGGGCTTACTATTTTGGGTTCAAGACTTCAAGCGTATAAATTTTCTAAAGTAATAGAATTATTTAATAGTGGGAGGTTAAGGCCTAAAAGGCTAATAACTCATGTTTTCTCTTTCAAGGAGGTCTTAGAAGCTTTTAACCTTATTGAGAATTATCCTGAGAAAGTT
Protein-coding regions in this window:
- a CDS encoding zinc-binding alcohol dehydrogenase family protein; this encodes MKSIVVLRPGSLTIEDRYIPRIEREDEVLIKVKSAGICGSDLHIYHGRSPVATYPRVIGHEVVGEVVEKGKSVTKVKEGDSVVVEPIFYCGECYACRMRRPNVCERLEVFGVHRDGGFQEYIVLPERNVYVFSRELDWNEAVLIEPFTIAAEVKGRGMIRKGDNVFIIGAGPIGLCLLQYLKLFDVNCGICDLIKTRLKLAEDIGADFVIDSKHYEIEEVLKYFSKGANVVIDAVGLPETFEKAVKIASPAGRVIVLGFDNRPSMISQVSITLKGLTILGSRLQAYKFSKVIELFNSGRLRPKRLITHVFSFKEVLEAFNLIENYPEKVCKVVLNF
- the hisH gene encoding imidazole glycerol phosphate synthase subunit HisH, whose amino-acid sequence is MIGIIDYGAGNLKSLVNAIRILEKPFRVLIEPELREISLLILPGVGAFGSAMRNLIKFSWIEKIESWIKKGNPLLGICLGMQLLFERSEEEGFHEGLKLLRGSIKKLPEKDLPIPHMGWNVVNLKGKSFLEHFQFPQYFYFAHSYYAVPEEEKIIIGETHYGINFPSIIGEENLLGFQFHPEKSGEIGLKLLNFSLEGLKRSC
- the hisG gene encoding ATP phosphoribosyltransferase; translation: MKRNLSIALPTGRLLKEIVDLLNKKGIIEDSYEDLSKSRKLVIERNGLKLILAKPFDIPLYVSKRAADLGIAGNDVIWERNEEVYEIADLGIGKCELVIASPRTKGFSFEKEILWGKKLGTKYPKIAEDFLNYQGIQMDIIKLYGSVEIAPLINLVDVILDLKETGRTLKENDLIIIKSVAQVSARLIVNPVCYKNRTEEILEIASILERGDNNENNKRI
- a CDS encoding TRAP transporter small permease subunit, whose product is MRKDVDLLEKVLEYGMFVSFGVLIIIVTLSVVTRFLLPFIVLSWAEEASRFFFVYTVAFGAPCAFKRNEFAVVDFLFRRLSSGVQKKLSLIFDATTAFLFLIVFLYSLQFAKLGIAQYSPTMGIPMIFAYSSMVLTSLFITFYSSLKFFKAVLKGGSLQ
- the hisC gene encoding histidinol-phosphate transaminase, whose product is MDRPLRANLNENPFNPLEEFKEDFLETFKNIEINRYPDPDQRDLRKSLAKKLNVEPENIIVGNGSDELILYILIAFYRKNFPLVIPYPTFTMYEKIADTLGISIIKIPLDENWNLPLNYMETAVKDGAITFLGYPNNPTANCWPPEEIESIINKNPGITIIDEAYYEFSGKTFLRLAIERENVIIIRTFSKAFGLAGARIGYAISTKKNINFINEVRLPFNLSLFSEKTALLMLEKDDWVKEKVKEILNNRAWLIEKLKSLSFLKVYPSETNFILCKVLDESLDVISFLRERNVEIRKPDINGNYIRISIGKREEVEKIWLLLRELQEKLKFR
- the hisB gene encoding imidazoleglycerol-phosphate dehydratase HisB — encoded protein: MVITERVTRETKIQVKLEIRGQGKALIDTPIGFLNHMIETFALHGNFNLEVKAQGDINVDNHHIVEDIGIVLGKAFKESLGKRENIKRFGFFLMPMDDALVEVALDLAERCFFVFDVNLNEKQVGNLDVSVIEEFWRAFTHNAFITLHIIKRKGRNAHHVIEAIFKGVGQALKMALKEESGIPSTKGVM
- a CDS encoding ATP phosphoribosyltransferase regulatory subunit translates to MDLIKPRGCKDYLPNETKTLREIEATLSSLFELWGYMEVIPPSFEYYEFLTEGLGKDYKKKVYKIIDRDGEILALRPELTKPVGRIAMTHLAGEPRPLKLYYRGMIFLREDPIEFPQIGVEIFGDPSICADIEVLSLAIESMKVIGIENPIVDLNHIKLIQGILDSVPVSEDYKELIKETLASKNFVLYREIITFMEIPEGQKNFLFKLPLIRCKKRTLKDVKIPFNSSLIEEALNEIWKILDNIEFEDITIDLGMIRALNYYNGIIFELSNPKEGKIFGGGGRYDKLFNIPATGFAFSFKNLPSYRKEMDIDLIIKVTDTDRDLKKALKLVKKAREKGFKTLLLPPQANEDRFVKIKNPKLLLKMEGQEIDEEELINSLTNGKTIKRNS
- the hisD gene encoding histidinol dehydrogenase translates to MKIIRGSEEAKSILEKMLAERSHTREDIETKVKEAIQRLKALGDKAIIEDVKRFQGVELKESEIKVSVREIIESEKLLSQETKNAIRKSIERIWKFHEKQKPQSWLMEEDNGNIMGQKMVPIESIGIYVPGGRASYPSSLIMAAVPAKIAGAERIIVCTPPSYSGEVNPAILFSAKELGINEIYKVGGAIAIASMAFGTETIPKVNKVVGPGNIYVTMAKKLLLGEIGIDSLAGPSEICILADENANPSWVAADLISQAEHDPLSSAILITTSNTLAERVHSIVYHLAQDLPSNEVIRESLENYGAIIIVNNIEEGAELVNLIAPEHLEIQTREPFLVLPKIKNAGTVFLGSYSSEVIGDYIGGPNHILPTSGTAKFFSALSVKDFMKTINFLSISENGFKELSEATTILAETEGLYGHALSIKIRKESMFKKEKPKWTGH
- a CDS encoding TRAP transporter large permease; amino-acid sequence: MMALLLFLSFVSLLIIGVPVAFSLGISSLIYIVIKGIPLNIIPQKMYSGIDSFVLLCIPAFVLAGNLMNTVGITQRIINLSNALVGFIRGGLALANVAASMIFAGISGTALADTASIGAILIPAMKKEGYDADFSAAVTASSSTVGPIIPPSVPMIIVGTLTGLSVSRLFLAGAIPGIILGFSLMGITYYISIKKNYPKEENFSLKRVVKAFYEASWAVGMIIIILGGILGGVFTPTEASVIAVVYAVIVGALVYKELRFKDLPKITVESIRMTTSIMLLVGFARLFAWIITTERIPQMVADWILNISTNPLVVILLINAVLLFVGCFMETIAALVIFVPVLMPVAMKVGMDPIHFSVMVVLNLVIGLCTPPFGVCLFVAASIARISLGELVRAIAPFLLVLIGVLMLVSYFPSLSLILPNLVYGVR
- a CDS encoding TRAP transporter substrate-binding protein, which encodes MRRAWLSLVSAGIILVFVLASFPVEAKITWKLGHLTNEQHIWHRTALKFAELVKAKTGGEIEITIYPNEQLGKEIEVLNMIQAGTAELTISGESMQNWAPKAALIAAPYAFRSIDHMIKAITGDIGKEIANEIGEKVKVIPLIYHIRSPRNLTSNKPVSKPEDVKGLRLRLPNVPLFVEAWKAVGAIPVVMAFSEVFTALQQGVIDAQENPYDLIYNASFYEVQKYVNETEHVIGWVWTVLGKKQFESLSKELQKAVLEAAQEAQVYANDLFYKEIPPIKQKLIEKGMTINSNVDKAAFQKIMSQAVERVLKPEQADLYKRIQALQ